From one Lactiplantibacillus paraplantarum genomic stretch:
- the gap gene encoding type I glyceraldehyde-3-phosphate dehydrogenase, with protein sequence MSVKIGINGFGRIGRLAFRRILELGEKSSDIEVVAINDLTSPALLAHLLKYDSTHGTLNADVSATDDSIVVNGKNYRVYAEPQAQNIPWVKNDGVDFVLECTGFYTSKAKSQAHLDAGAKRVLISAPAGSDLKTIVYNVNDDILTADDRIVSAGSCTTNCLAPLAFFENKEFGIKVGTMTTIHAYTSTQMLLDGPVRGGNFRAARAAGVNTIPHSTGAAKALGLVIPELNGKLQGHAQRVGVVDGSLTELVAILDKKVTADEVNAAIKKYTEGNESFGYNDDEIVSSDVIGTTFGSIFDPTQTEVTSDGDNQLVKTVAWYDNEYGFTCQMVRTLLKFATL encoded by the coding sequence ATGTCTGTAAAAATTGGTATTAATGGTTTCGGACGTATCGGTCGTTTAGCATTCCGTCGTATCTTAGAACTTGGTGAAAAGTCAAGTGATATCGAAGTTGTTGCTATTAACGATTTAACTTCACCTGCATTGTTGGCTCATCTTTTGAAGTATGACTCAACTCATGGTACTTTGAACGCTGACGTTTCAGCAACCGACGATTCAATCGTTGTTAACGGTAAGAACTACCGTGTTTATGCTGAACCACAAGCACAAAATATTCCTTGGGTTAAGAACGACGGTGTTGACTTCGTTCTCGAATGTACTGGTTTCTACACTTCAAAGGCTAAGTCACAAGCTCACTTGGACGCTGGTGCAAAGCGTGTCTTGATTTCTGCTCCTGCTGGCTCAGACTTGAAGACCATCGTTTACAACGTTAACGATGACATCTTGACTGCAGATGACCGTATCGTTTCTGCTGGTTCATGTACTACTAACTGCCTTGCACCATTAGCATTCTTTGAAAACAAAGAATTCGGTATCAAGGTTGGTACTATGACTACTATCCATGCTTACACTTCAACTCAAATGTTACTTGACGGCCCTGTACGTGGTGGTAACTTCCGTGCTGCCCGTGCTGCCGGTGTAAACACTATTCCTCATTCAACTGGTGCTGCTAAGGCTCTTGGCTTAGTTATCCCAGAATTGAACGGTAAATTACAAGGCCATGCACAACGTGTTGGTGTTGTTGATGGTTCATTAACTGAATTAGTTGCTATCTTAGACAAGAAAGTTACTGCTGACGAAGTTAACGCCGCAATCAAGAAGTATACTGAAGGTAACGAATCATTCGGTTACAACGATGACGAAATCGTTTCATCTGATGTTATCGGTACTACTTTCGGTTCAATCTTCGATCCTACTCAAACAGAAGTTACTTCTGATGGTGACAACCAATTAGTTAAGACTGTTGCTTGGTACGATAACGAATACGGCTTCACTTGCCAAATGGTACGTACTTTATTGAAGTTCGCCACTCTCTAA
- the whiA gene encoding DNA-binding protein WhiA encodes MSYASDVKKELTNLAVHRENAKAELMALIRMNGAISIANHHFILNIQTENPAIARRIYRLLKQFYDVDSELIVRRKMKLNKNNLYIVRLKTGTDMVLGDLGILKDYQIVEVAPTEVLTDDAAVRSYLRGAFLAGGSVNNPETSRYHLEIYSLYEEHNHMISEMMNQYGLNSRTTDRRGGFITYIKEAEKIADFLSLVGATNAMLKFEDIRIMRDMRNSVNRLVNCENANMDKVANASSKQIENILLIDATVGLQQLPPKLQEVAVARLEHREVSLKELGTLVPGGPISKSGINHRLRKINQFAEQLQKDA; translated from the coding sequence ATGTCCTACGCCAGTGACGTTAAGAAAGAATTGACTAACCTCGCTGTCCATCGCGAGAATGCTAAGGCTGAATTAATGGCTTTGATTCGAATGAATGGGGCGATTAGCATTGCTAACCACCACTTTATTTTGAATATTCAGACGGAAAATCCGGCCATCGCGCGGCGTATTTACCGGCTACTCAAACAATTTTACGACGTTGATAGTGAATTGATCGTTCGACGTAAAATGAAGTTAAATAAAAATAATTTGTACATTGTGCGTTTAAAGACGGGTACGGATATGGTGTTAGGCGATTTGGGGATTTTGAAGGATTATCAAATTGTCGAGGTTGCGCCAACGGAAGTGCTAACGGATGACGCGGCCGTCCGGTCCTATTTACGGGGTGCTTTTTTGGCGGGAGGCTCAGTGAATAATCCTGAAACTTCCCGGTATCATTTGGAAATTTACTCACTGTATGAGGAACACAATCATATGATTTCAGAAATGATGAATCAGTATGGTTTGAACTCGCGAACGACTGATCGGCGTGGCGGCTTTATTACGTACATCAAGGAAGCGGAAAAAATCGCGGACTTTTTGTCATTAGTTGGTGCTACGAATGCCATGCTTAAATTCGAGGATATTCGGATTATGCGTGATATGCGTAACTCGGTTAATCGGTTAGTCAACTGTGAAAATGCCAATATGGATAAAGTGGCCAATGCGTCTAGCAAACAGATTGAAAATATTTTACTGATTGATGCAACGGTGGGGTTACAACAGTTACCGCCGAAATTGCAAGAAGTAGCGGTTGCTCGATTGGAACACCGTGAAGTTAGTCTTAAGGAATTGGGAACTTTAGTTCCAGGCGGGCCAATCTCTAAATCCGGTATCAATCATCGCTTACGCAAGATTAATCAATTTGCCGAACAGCTACAAAAAGATGCCTAA
- a CDS encoding peptide ABC transporter substrate-binding protein, giving the protein MKKRSVLAIMMSLVLVTVLAACGKQSTQSTGSGKYASSQVLNLSYPSSLDSIDISNMSGYGSTGNIFESLYRLGKNGSITPGLAKSTKVSKDGKTYTFTIRNAKWSDGAKITAQDFVYSWKRTVTPATKSQYAYLFSGVKNADAIVAGKKSPSTLGVKAQGKHTFIVTLDKPITYFKKLMTYPLFGPISEKAVKKWGSKYATKAQYMLYSGPFKLTGWTGTNNSWQFVKNNQYWDKKAVHLQKINYTVNESTTTTLNLFQEKKLDLTQLASEQVKNMKTSADYTTYPYSITAFLVYNFQDSNATIKKALNNAKIRQAISLSINRKTLVKNVIGDASTVSKTFVPQDLAKNPKNGKDFADESTVKNSTSYNKALAKKLWQQGLKETGIKKLSIKLLTSNDEPNKPISQYLKSALEKNLDGLTVNLSNIPSKVASSRAQSGDFDIYLSGWGADFNDPISHLQIMTSNSGYNYGKYNSSTYNALVNKAQNQDANNANARWQDMISAEKTIMQDQGITPLYQTVYSYLQNPKAKGIIHNTAGTQWNYKYAYIAK; this is encoded by the coding sequence TTGAAGAAGCGATCAGTGTTAGCGATTATGATGAGTCTAGTATTAGTGACGGTGCTGGCAGCGTGTGGGAAGCAAAGTACTCAGTCTACTGGCAGTGGCAAGTATGCAAGTAGTCAGGTTTTAAACTTGTCGTACCCTAGTTCGTTGGATTCAATTGATATTTCCAACATGTCGGGATACGGGAGCACTGGTAATATTTTTGAAAGTCTATACCGGTTAGGGAAGAATGGAAGTATTACGCCTGGATTAGCCAAATCGACTAAGGTTTCAAAGGACGGCAAGACATATACCTTTACGATTCGCAATGCGAAGTGGAGTGACGGGGCCAAGATAACCGCACAGGATTTTGTGTATTCTTGGAAGCGCACGGTGACCCCCGCAACTAAATCACAATATGCTTATCTCTTTTCAGGGGTGAAGAATGCGGATGCGATTGTCGCTGGCAAAAAATCGCCAAGTACGTTGGGTGTCAAAGCTCAAGGTAAGCATACTTTTATCGTCACCTTGGATAAGCCAATTACTTACTTTAAGAAGTTGATGACTTACCCGCTATTTGGACCAATCAGCGAAAAGGCGGTCAAAAAATGGGGTAGCAAGTACGCAACCAAAGCCCAATATATGCTATACAGTGGGCCATTTAAATTAACTGGCTGGACAGGAACCAATAATAGTTGGCAATTTGTTAAGAATAATCAATATTGGGATAAAAAAGCAGTTCATTTACAAAAAATTAACTATACAGTTAATGAAAGTACGACAACAACGCTGAACTTGTTCCAAGAAAAGAAGCTGGACTTAACGCAATTAGCAAGCGAGCAAGTGAAGAATATGAAGACTAGTGCTGATTATACGACTTATCCATATTCGATCACGGCGTTCCTAGTCTATAATTTCCAAGACAGTAACGCGACCATCAAAAAAGCGCTCAATAACGCTAAGATTCGCCAAGCCATTTCTCTTTCTATTAATCGGAAAACGTTAGTCAAGAATGTGATTGGCGATGCGTCAACGGTCTCGAAGACGTTTGTTCCACAAGATTTAGCCAAAAATCCCAAAAATGGTAAGGATTTTGCGGATGAATCAACGGTTAAAAATTCAACGTCATATAACAAAGCCCTTGCCAAAAAGCTATGGCAACAAGGACTTAAGGAAACCGGTATCAAGAAACTATCTATTAAATTATTAACTTCTAATGATGAACCGAATAAGCCAATTTCACAGTATTTGAAATCAGCACTAGAAAAGAATCTCGATGGGTTAACGGTTAATTTATCCAATATTCCATCAAAAGTTGCTTCAAGCCGTGCTCAAAGTGGTGATTTTGATATTTACCTCAGTGGTTGGGGAGCTGATTTCAATGATCCAATCTCACACTTGCAAATTATGACTAGCAATAGCGGTTATAACTACGGTAAGTACAATAGTAGTACGTATAATGCGCTAGTTAATAAAGCCCAAAATCAAGATGCTAACAACGCTAATGCGCGTTGGCAAGATATGATTAGTGCTGAGAAGACGATCATGCAAGACCAAGGAATTACGCCATTGTATCAAACGGTATACTCATATTTGCAAAATCCAAAGGCCAAGGGCATTATTCATAATACTGCTGGTACGCAGTGGAATTATAAGTATGCTTATATTGCAAAATAA
- a CDS encoding 2-hydroxyacid dehydrogenase family protein: protein MTKVFIAGQLPAQANTLLLQNQLIIDTYTGKQLISHAELIRRVADADYLITPLSTQVDQDVLAHAPHLKLIANFGAGTNNIDTIAAAKRHIPVTNTPNVSAVATAESTVGLIISLAHRIVEGDRLMRTSGFAGWAPLFFLGHNLQNKTLGILGLGQIGQEVAKRLHAFDMPILYSQHHRLPISRETQLGATFVSQDELLQRADIVSLHLPLTAKTTHLIGSTAFTKMKSTALLINAARGPIVDEQALVTALQNHQIASAALDVYEHEPQVTPGLTTMDNVILTPHLGNATVEARDGMATIVAENVIAMDQHQPIKYVVNHVE, encoded by the coding sequence ATGACAAAAGTTTTTATCGCTGGTCAACTACCAGCCCAGGCTAATACGTTACTTTTACAAAATCAGTTAATCATCGATACTTACACCGGTAAGCAACTAATCAGTCACGCAGAGCTCATCCGACGAGTCGCAGATGCTGACTATCTGATTACCCCGCTTTCAACTCAAGTTGATCAAGATGTCTTGGCTCATGCTCCGCACCTCAAACTAATTGCAAATTTTGGCGCGGGTACTAATAACATCGATACCATTGCGGCGGCTAAGCGCCATATTCCAGTGACCAATACGCCTAACGTTTCAGCAGTTGCAACTGCTGAATCCACCGTTGGACTGATTATCAGCTTAGCCCATCGAATTGTTGAAGGTGACCGCTTAATGCGCACTAGTGGATTCGCCGGTTGGGCACCGCTGTTCTTTCTCGGCCACAACTTGCAAAATAAGACACTCGGTATCTTAGGCCTTGGCCAGATTGGTCAAGAAGTTGCCAAACGACTCCATGCTTTTGATATGCCAATCTTATATAGCCAACACCACCGCTTGCCAATTAGCCGTGAAACACAGCTGGGAGCGACCTTCGTCTCTCAGGATGAACTTTTGCAACGTGCCGACATTGTTAGCTTGCATTTGCCGCTCACTGCGAAAACCACCCATCTGATTGGTAGTACCGCCTTCACCAAAATGAAATCAACAGCGCTTTTAATCAATGCTGCTCGGGGCCCCATCGTCGATGAACAAGCATTAGTAACAGCGCTACAAAATCATCAAATCGCCAGTGCCGCACTGGACGTTTATGAACATGAGCCCCAAGTAACACCCGGCTTGACTACCATGGATAACGTCATTTTGACACCCCACCTTGGTAATGCCACGGTCGAGGCCCGTGATGGTATGGCAACCATCGTTGCAGAAAATGTCATCGCGATGGATCAACATCAACCAATCAAATACGTGGTCAACCACGTGGAATAG
- the clpP gene encoding ATP-dependent Clp endopeptidase proteolytic subunit ClpP — protein sequence MYPVPTVIEQSSRGERAYDIYSRLLKDRIIMLSGPIEDNMANAIIAQLLFLDAQDSGKDIYLYINSPGGVVTAGLAIYDTMNFIKSDVQTIVMGMAASMASVLASSGTKGKRFALPNSEILIHQPSGGAQGQQTEIEIVAEEILKTRKKINQILADNSGQSVEKLNHDTERDNYLSAQEAKEYGLIDDIMENNNLK from the coding sequence ATGTATCCAGTTCCTACAGTTATTGAACAGTCATCACGTGGTGAACGTGCTTATGACATCTATTCACGACTATTAAAGGACCGTATCATTATGCTATCCGGTCCCATTGAAGATAACATGGCGAATGCGATCATCGCCCAATTACTCTTCTTGGATGCCCAAGATTCAGGCAAGGACATCTACCTTTATATTAATTCACCAGGTGGTGTCGTTACTGCCGGCTTAGCAATCTACGATACGATGAACTTCATCAAGTCTGATGTTCAAACCATCGTTATGGGGATGGCAGCTTCCATGGCCAGTGTCTTAGCTTCATCTGGTACTAAGGGCAAGCGTTTTGCTTTACCTAACTCAGAAATCTTGATCCACCAACCATCCGGCGGTGCTCAAGGACAACAAACGGAAATTGAAATTGTTGCCGAAGAAATCTTGAAGACTCGTAAGAAGATCAACCAGATTTTAGCTGACAACTCTGGACAATCCGTTGAGAAGTTGAACCATGATACTGAACGTGATAACTACTTAAGCGCACAAGAAGCTAAAGAATATGGTTTGATCGACGATATTATGGAAAACAACAATTTAAAATAA
- the rpoN gene encoding RNA polymerase factor sigma-54: MALGQGFRQQQRQSQKLAMTQRLQQSIQMLQFNVEELRDFLTQKALENPLIDVDTNWNNNHTSLSAAKNVTTKADFIERVSTSNQHSLFEYLLDQIHLTLRDTHLRQIVLYLIEYVDVNGYLRIDEAQARQATKATPIELLDAITLLQQLDPPGVGARSLQEALMLQTENDDHAPNLAYIILEEDFEAFVNRQWELLAKKYQVELADISSIYDYVRTLTPVPGAAIGQDTTGYIFPDLVVTNQNGQLALRTASMAQPVVKFRSRYYQQMGQHDDQEVTEYLKEKKSEYDWIASSLAQREATIFRVGTVIIEHQADFFLEKTTDLQPLLLRDVAQQLKVHESTISRSINGKYIQTDFGMFELKRFFTKAVSKRPTGGKVVSADSVQHRIMALIEQENKEKPLSDQKIVQILNAENVELSRRTVAKYRENLNIPPSSKRKQYLRTE; the protein is encoded by the coding sequence ATGGCACTGGGACAAGGATTTCGCCAGCAACAACGGCAATCACAGAAGTTAGCGATGACTCAGCGACTGCAACAATCGATTCAGATGTTGCAATTTAATGTAGAAGAATTACGTGACTTTCTGACGCAAAAAGCCCTCGAAAATCCACTGATTGATGTGGATACCAATTGGAATAATAATCATACGAGTTTGAGTGCAGCTAAAAATGTAACGACGAAGGCTGATTTCATTGAGCGGGTGTCGACTTCAAATCAGCACTCGTTATTCGAATATTTATTGGATCAGATTCATCTGACGTTACGTGATACCCATTTGCGGCAAATTGTCTTGTACTTGATTGAGTATGTTGATGTCAATGGGTACTTACGGATCGATGAAGCACAGGCTCGGCAGGCAACTAAGGCGACGCCCATTGAACTATTGGATGCTATTACCTTATTACAGCAACTTGATCCACCAGGTGTTGGGGCACGTAGCTTGCAGGAAGCATTAATGTTGCAAACCGAAAATGATGACCATGCCCCCAACTTGGCTTACATCATCTTAGAAGAAGACTTCGAGGCGTTTGTCAATCGGCAGTGGGAGTTGTTGGCTAAGAAATATCAAGTTGAACTTGCTGATATTTCAAGCATTTATGACTACGTTCGCACGCTCACACCAGTACCTGGCGCGGCAATTGGACAGGACACGACCGGGTATATTTTTCCAGACCTGGTTGTGACCAATCAGAACGGACAACTAGCGCTAAGGACAGCTTCAATGGCACAGCCAGTTGTGAAGTTTCGTAGCCGATATTACCAACAGATGGGGCAGCATGATGATCAGGAAGTGACGGAGTATCTGAAAGAAAAGAAAAGTGAATATGATTGGATTGCTAGTAGTTTGGCACAACGTGAGGCAACGATATTTCGGGTTGGAACGGTCATTATTGAACATCAAGCTGACTTTTTCTTAGAAAAAACAACGGATTTACAACCATTATTGCTTCGCGATGTTGCGCAACAGCTAAAGGTTCATGAGTCAACGATCAGTCGTAGCATTAACGGTAAATATATTCAGACCGATTTCGGGATGTTTGAACTTAAACGTTTCTTTACTAAAGCGGTCAGTAAACGTCCCACTGGTGGCAAAGTAGTATCGGCAGATAGTGTTCAGCATCGAATCATGGCCCTAATTGAGCAAGAAAATAAAGAAAAACCGCTTTCAGACCAAAAAATTGTTCAGATTCTTAATGCGGAAAATGTCGAACTTTCTCGGCGGACCGTCGCTAAATATCGCGAAAATCTTAACATTCCGCCTTCGTCAAAGCGAAAACAATACTTGAGAACCGAATAA
- a CDS encoding sugar-binding transcriptional regulator, translating to MHSDIQWIEAIAPDMVDMLSRRYLVLRTINWMAPVGRRLLAQTLGVSERTLRTETDTLRKLDLIMTNKSGMQVTQQGQDVLVGLSHFMDELMGIRQKERQLAQHFNIKRCIIVSGDSDRQLKVIGTMGEEVNQLLQQLLPEGHNIIAVMGGHTMEHVASHLTNRLGDKRDLLFVPARGGVGESVAIQANTIASQMAQHTGGKFRSLFVPEQVSERTYEPLLKEPSIQEVLAIIGQANVVVHSIGEAISMAHRRNMSEDQIKVLRSRDAIGEAFGYFFDEKGNVVYRIPRIGLQIGELAHREIILAIAGGASKATAIAAYMRNIAPKQTCLITDEGAANLILKK from the coding sequence ATGCATTCAGATATTCAATGGATTGAGGCAATTGCCCCAGATATGGTTGATATGCTGAGTCGTCGTTACTTAGTATTAAGAACCATTAATTGGATGGCCCCAGTTGGACGTCGACTATTAGCTCAGACACTAGGCGTTAGCGAACGGACGTTACGGACTGAAACGGATACGTTGCGGAAGCTTGATTTGATTATGACGAACAAATCAGGTATGCAAGTTACCCAACAAGGTCAGGACGTGCTAGTCGGCTTAAGTCATTTTATGGATGAGTTAATGGGCATTCGCCAGAAGGAACGACAGTTGGCGCAACACTTTAATATTAAGCGTTGCATCATCGTTTCTGGTGATTCCGATCGACAGTTGAAAGTTATTGGGACCATGGGCGAAGAAGTGAACCAGCTATTACAGCAGTTATTGCCGGAAGGACATAACATTATTGCTGTCATGGGTGGGCATACCATGGAGCACGTAGCAAGTCATTTAACTAATAGATTAGGTGACAAACGTGATTTGCTATTTGTTCCGGCGCGTGGCGGTGTTGGTGAATCGGTTGCGATTCAAGCAAATACCATTGCGTCACAAATGGCACAACATACTGGCGGTAAATTCCGCTCATTGTTTGTACCAGAACAGGTCAGTGAACGAACGTATGAACCACTTCTCAAGGAACCAAGTATTCAAGAGGTGTTGGCGATTATCGGGCAAGCTAACGTGGTCGTGCATAGTATCGGTGAAGCCATCTCAATGGCCCATCGCCGTAATATGTCGGAGGACCAAATAAAGGTGTTACGCAGTCGTGATGCGATTGGCGAAGCCTTTGGTTATTTCTTCGATGAGAAGGGTAACGTGGTCTATCGAATTCCACGAATTGGGTTGCAAATCGGAGAACTGGCCCATCGGGAGATTATACTCGCCATTGCGGGTGGCGCTTCAAAAGCGACCGCAATCGCCGCGTATATGAGGAACATTGCACCTAAACAGACGTGTTTAATCACGGATGAGGGTGCGGCTAACTTGATTTTAAAAAAGTAA